One stretch of Hydrogenovibrio kuenenii DSM 12350 DNA includes these proteins:
- the rluF gene encoding 23S rRNA pseudouridine(2604) synthase RluF: MNDTQGIRLNKFISDSGYCSRREADRLVAEHCVALNGKTASVGEKVMPGDVVTVNGKRIRTSAEDKSDRIYIAYHKPVGITCTTLDTVEGNIVAAVNHPKRVFPIGRLDKPSEGLIFLTSDGDIVNKILRAENAHDKEYIVTVDKPLNAQFVEKMSSGIPILNTVTKPCQVSIESRFVFKIILTQGLNRQIRRMCEYLGYRVTRLIRNRIMNVSLGNLKVGQWRNLTDKEMAELNLAVAGSSKTAQAVKPNATKKTGRNKSASTSHAPSTPAKNGKKTGRSDPRKPNASKNHRGKSNSSGRVNSSGKPGQSKPSSKKTNSRTPKSPKRRSR; this comes from the coding sequence ATGAATGACACCCAAGGCATTCGCCTAAATAAATTTATCAGTGATTCCGGTTATTGCTCTCGTCGAGAAGCGGATCGTTTGGTGGCTGAGCATTGTGTTGCTTTGAACGGTAAAACGGCTTCCGTAGGCGAGAAAGTAATGCCTGGCGATGTGGTGACGGTGAATGGTAAGCGGATCCGTACCAGTGCAGAAGATAAATCGGATCGTATTTATATTGCTTATCACAAACCTGTAGGAATTACCTGTACGACTTTGGACACGGTTGAAGGCAATATTGTCGCGGCGGTGAACCATCCAAAACGGGTTTTTCCTATAGGGCGTTTGGACAAGCCTTCAGAAGGCTTGATTTTTTTGACCAGTGACGGCGATATTGTGAATAAGATTCTGCGTGCTGAAAATGCACATGATAAGGAGTATATCGTCACTGTTGATAAGCCGTTGAACGCGCAGTTTGTTGAAAAAATGTCGTCAGGCATCCCAATCTTGAATACTGTTACAAAACCTTGTCAGGTGAGTATTGAAAGCCGTTTTGTCTTTAAAATTATATTGACTCAAGGGTTGAATCGACAGATACGCCGCATGTGTGAATATTTGGGTTATCGCGTGACACGGCTGATTCGCAACCGCATTATGAATGTGTCATTGGGGAACTTAAAAGTTGGCCAATGGCGAAACCTGACAGACAAAGAAATGGCTGAACTCAATCTTGCGGTAGCAGGTTCAAGTAAAACGGCACAGGCAGTTAAGCCGAATGCTACAAAAAAGACAGGGCGAAATAAGTCTGCTTCAACGTCACACGCACCTTCAACGCCTGCTAAGAATGGTAAAAAAACCGGTCGTTCTGATCCCCGTAAACCGAATGCTTCTAAAAATCACCGAGGAAAGTCTAATTCCTCTGGAAGAGTTAATTCATCTGGTAAGCCTGGTCAATCCAAACCATCGTCTAAAAAAACAAATTCCAGAACGCCCAAGTCGCCAAAACGCCGTTCACGTTAA
- a CDS encoding EAL domain-containing protein, whose protein sequence is MLPKIMRSRLANKIYMPILLTIFIGLLVVIINSFYSLSNITDLKYQEIRKTYQNYLKRAYESKASVALTNAITLSQNPIIINALKTGQRDGALQLLRNISNNMGDYSSFKNVRIHIHTADLKSFIRSWRPKDYGDDLSGFRDSLVYEKQNQKPFVVSEIGRAGLLLRGIAPIIDHGKYLGSIEVATGYEDIGHLLQQDYGLDFIVLAAPSRSKSFQRFHHSKAIGDRYLAMDEALVEPELLKALKGFQSIDIRKTGMMIRNNLFMTSIPIKNLDNDVAGCLMVADKMSHISAIVNQTRRSMIFQIGFIAFIDLLILLSLTWMIKRNVLTPVMNLSQDVRNFSRNIGKKLPSTTSNDSLLLRRDELGGIARAFNKSAKHISFLFEKVEESQKVQEEYLKAVYAGSIVSKADRKGNITFVNDELCKVTGYQPEELLGQPHSILKHSSTPTETFSELWRTITKGHIWHGLLINQKKDGGVFYANTTIVPILTSESTISEYIALRNDVTELINSQRQLRESLFKDALTGLDNRFKLLEDIKESDPHYMAIFDIRAFKELNDFYGYEIGDKVLVYIAHYLLNNIKDSLCNVYRLQGDEFALVGTGKNAYSFEQFIERIQAMLYSVTNQVMLIDDYRITLDLTIGITQKHNDLLFEADLAHKIAKKRNKAQVIYDEDYKQEQVQQNNIEWVKKLKSAIHDHRIKALYQPIINNHNQKIEKHEALIRLEASSGELISPFYFLNIAKRARLYPALTHIMIQKVFDTLHQYAGEFSINLSMEDINTPEIHDFLIETLKNNPKLGERLVLEIVESESIESFDIVETFISNMRTYGCKVAVDDFGTGYSNFEFLLNLHPDYIKIDGSLIKNLPQDHKAYALVESIVIFAQKNDIKTIAEFVHSEEVYQTVKELGIDYSQGFLLGQPEVEPKQSL, encoded by the coding sequence TTGCTACCTAAGATCATGCGTTCGCGCCTTGCGAACAAAATCTATATGCCTATTTTGTTGACGATTTTTATCGGTCTTCTGGTGGTTATCATCAACTCGTTTTACAGCCTTTCCAATATTACTGACCTCAAATATCAAGAAATCCGTAAAACCTATCAAAACTATCTTAAAAGAGCTTATGAGAGCAAAGCTTCTGTTGCCTTAACCAATGCTATCACCTTGTCACAAAACCCTATCATCATCAACGCCCTGAAGACTGGTCAACGTGATGGTGCACTGCAGCTCCTTCGAAACATTTCGAACAATATGGGCGACTACTCCTCATTTAAGAATGTCAGGATTCATATTCATACGGCGGATTTAAAAAGCTTCATTCGCAGCTGGCGACCTAAAGATTATGGCGATGACCTCAGTGGTTTCAGAGACTCTCTCGTCTATGAGAAACAAAACCAAAAACCTTTTGTTGTTAGCGAAATCGGACGCGCAGGCCTTTTATTACGTGGAATTGCTCCAATTATAGATCACGGTAAATACTTAGGTTCTATTGAAGTTGCAACAGGGTATGAAGATATCGGCCACCTTCTCCAACAAGACTATGGTCTGGATTTTATCGTGTTAGCAGCCCCGTCTCGCAGCAAAAGTTTTCAACGTTTTCACCACTCAAAAGCGATTGGCGACCGTTATTTGGCAATGGATGAAGCATTAGTAGAGCCTGAATTACTTAAGGCTCTAAAAGGATTTCAATCCATTGATATCCGTAAAACAGGCATGATGATAAGAAACAACCTGTTTATGACGTCTATCCCTATTAAAAATCTCGACAACGATGTCGCTGGTTGTCTCATGGTTGCAGACAAAATGTCTCATATCAGCGCTATCGTTAATCAAACACGCCGTTCAATGATTTTTCAGATTGGTTTCATTGCATTTATCGATCTGCTCATACTGTTATCTTTAACATGGATGATTAAACGTAATGTCTTAACACCTGTGATGAACCTGTCCCAAGATGTTCGTAATTTTTCAAGGAATATTGGTAAAAAGCTACCTTCAACGACATCAAATGACAGCTTATTATTGCGCCGCGATGAACTAGGAGGAATTGCTCGCGCCTTTAACAAATCTGCCAAACACATTTCCTTTTTATTCGAAAAAGTTGAAGAATCACAAAAAGTACAAGAAGAATATCTCAAAGCTGTTTATGCGGGCAGCATTGTCTCCAAGGCTGACCGTAAGGGCAATATCACTTTTGTTAACGACGAACTCTGTAAAGTTACAGGATACCAACCAGAAGAACTACTTGGACAACCCCACAGCATTTTAAAGCACTCTTCCACACCAACAGAAACGTTTTCTGAACTCTGGCGAACCATTACCAAAGGTCATATTTGGCATGGTTTACTCATAAACCAGAAAAAAGATGGCGGGGTATTTTATGCCAATACCACAATTGTCCCCATCTTGACGAGTGAAAGTACTATCAGCGAATACATTGCACTTAGGAATGATGTCACAGAACTAATCAACAGCCAGCGGCAACTACGTGAGTCCTTATTTAAAGACGCCTTAACTGGGTTAGATAACCGCTTTAAACTGCTTGAAGATATCAAAGAAAGTGATCCGCATTATATGGCTATTTTTGATATCCGTGCTTTCAAAGAGCTCAACGATTTTTATGGTTATGAAATTGGCGACAAGGTGTTGGTTTATATTGCGCACTATCTTCTCAATAACATCAAAGATAGCTTATGTAATGTATACAGACTTCAAGGCGACGAATTTGCTTTGGTCGGCACTGGAAAAAACGCTTATAGTTTTGAACAATTTATCGAACGCATTCAGGCTATGCTCTATAGCGTCACCAATCAAGTCATGCTGATTGATGATTACAGAATCACATTAGACTTAACCATTGGTATCACCCAAAAACATAATGACCTACTCTTTGAAGCTGATTTAGCACATAAAATTGCCAAAAAGCGTAATAAAGCCCAAGTGATTTATGACGAAGATTACAAACAAGAGCAAGTGCAACAAAACAATATCGAGTGGGTTAAAAAGCTAAAATCCGCCATTCACGACCACCGAATAAAGGCGCTTTACCAACCCATTATCAACAATCATAATCAAAAGATAGAAAAGCATGAAGCACTGATACGTTTAGAAGCTTCTAGCGGCGAATTAATCAGCCCATTCTACTTTCTCAATATTGCTAAAAGAGCTCGCCTATACCCAGCACTGACACATATCATGATCCAAAAGGTCTTTGATACATTACATCAGTATGCCGGTGAATTCAGCATCAACCTCAGCATGGAAGATATTAACACGCCAGAAATTCATGACTTTTTGATTGAAACTCTTAAAAACAATCCAAAACTTGGTGAACGCCTGGTATTGGAAATTGTTGAATCAGAAAGTATCGAAAGCTTTGATATAGTCGAAACCTTTATCAGTAATATGCGTACTTATGGTTGTAAAGTTGCGGTTGACGATTTTGGAACAGGTTACTCCAACTTTGAATTTTTACTAAACCTACACCCTGATTACATCAAAATCGATGGCAGCTTAATTAAAAACTTACCACAAGACCATAAAGCTTATGCGTTAGTAGAAAGTATCGTTATCTTTGCTCAGAAAAACGATATCAAAACCATTGCGGAGTTTGTGCACTCCGAAGAGGTTTATCAAACCGTCAAAGAATTGGGAATAGATTATTCTCAAGGATTCCTTCTAGGGCAGCCGGAAGTAGAGCCAAAACAAAGTCTATAA